The Patescibacteria group bacterium genome segment ACCGTCCAAAATCACCTTACCACTACCCTCTTCAAAGCGTATAAACTGATCGAGCTCGTGTACTTCTTCGCCGATCTCCTCGCCTGCCTGCAAGCACATGAGTACCAACTGGCTATGATGTGCTGTGTACAGTACGCGCCTGTAATCAGTATTTTCCAGCGTCGCCTTCTCAATATTTATTTTGTATCCCTTCATACATCCACAGTATACTACCACTATGACTATGCGAAATACTCTCACCCTGCGCTATTTTGCGCACAACCTCTCTATTGTGGTCGGCCTTGTGCTTATTTGGCGTGGCGTCTGGTATGTACTTGACGAACTCGATATACTCTTTT includes the following:
- a CDS encoding cupin domain-containing protein — its product is MKGYKINIEKATLENTDYRRVLYTAHHSQLVLMCLQAGEEIGEEVHELDQFIRFEEGSGKVILDGVEHAVEGDDAVIIPKGTRHNVINTGMGSLKLYSIYSPPEHKDGTVHHTKADEREEHFDGKTTE